The following proteins are encoded in a genomic region of Stegostoma tigrinum isolate sSteTig4 chromosome 10, sSteTig4.hap1, whole genome shotgun sequence:
- the fam98b gene encoding protein FAM98B — MEGDVLDTLEALGYNGPLLEEDALLKAVEMGPVSSEFTELCVWLSSQIKLLCNLEECINSTTSADDVESFLLEINGFLKEMSCPFSSLLAGDFKERLKKKEDCLKLLLYLSSELQTARILYSKSPPVSKDEGNEEVRQEIRSICATLSVPCPVSGAADAHLFKILEEKVKNIISKIPKSHMGEPLLKLTLTPDHWEKLMAINDAFTNEYEVRRRMLIKRLDVTIQSFGWSDKAKANTDNMAKVYQPKRHTLSQGSTVTLAHLLAAREDLSRILKTSSGSLRERTSCAINKVMMGRVPDRGGRPSEIEAPPPEMPPWQKRQDGGRGGGRGGGGWGGGQGGGRGGGGRGGQGGGWGGGGQGGGWGGGGQGGGWGGGGGGGWGGGGGGGGQGGGWGGGGGHGSGGGYGGRGGYGGRGGYGDMGNYGRGGYRRY; from the exons ATGGAGGGGGATGTCCTAGACACGCTGGAAGCCCTGGG GTACAATGGACCCTTGTTGGAAGAGGATGCTCTTTTGAAAGCAGTTGAGATGGGGCCGGTCTCTTCAGAATTTACTGAACTTTGTGTGTGGTTATCATCACAGATTAAACTGTTGTGTAATTTGGAAGAATGTATAAATTCTACTACCA GTGCCGATGATGTAGAAAGCTTTCTGCTGGAGATTAATGGCTTCCTAAAAGAGATGTCGTGCCCTTTTTCATCACTGCTCGCAGGAGATTTCAAAGAAAGACTAAAAAAGAAGGAAGACTGCTTAAAACTTCTTT TATACTTATCATCTGAGCTTCAAACCGCTAGGATCCTATACTCTAAATCTCCACCAGTGTCTAAAGATGAAGGCAATGAAGAAGTTCGGCAAGAAATTAGATCTATCTGTGCAACATTGAGTGTGCCCTGCCCTGTATCTGGTGCTGCCGATGCACATTTATTTAAGATTCTGGAGGAAAAG GTGAAAAACATCATTTCCAAGATTCCCAAAAGCCACATGGGAGAACCGTTGCTAAAGCTAACATTAACCCCTGACCATTGG GAAAAACTCATGGCAATAAATGATGCTTTCACAAATGAGTATGAGGTGCGCAGAAGAATGTTAATCAAACGTTTGGATGTGACTATCCAGTCATTTGGCTGGTCAGACAAAGCCAAG GCAAATACAGATAATATGGCAAAAGTGTATCAACCAAAAAGGCACACTTTGTCCCAGGGATCTACTGTAACACTGGCACACCTCTTGGCAGCCCGTGAGGATTTATCCAGGATTTTAAAGACCAGCAGTGGTTCCTTAAGAGAACGGACATCCTGTGCCATTAACAAG GTTATGATGGGAAGAGTGCCTGATCGAGGAGGTCGGCCATCTGAAATAGAAGCACCACCACCGGAGATGCCGCCCTGGCAGAAGAGACAAGAtggagggagaggtggagggcgtggtggAGGTGGCTGGGGTGGTGGCCAGGGAGGTGGcaggggtggtggagggagaggtggCCAAGGTGGAGGTTGGGGCGGGGGAGGCCAAGGTGGAGGTTGGGGCGGGGGAGGCCAAGGtggaggctggggtgggggtggaggtggaggctggggtggaggtggaggtggaggaggtcAGGGGGGTGGTTGGGGTGGAGGTGGTGGTCATGGAAGTGGAGGTGGTTATGGAGGGAGAGGtggttatggaggaagaggtggctaTGGAGATATGGGTAACTACGGAAGAGGTGGCTATAGACGGTACTGA